The DNA segment TGCCCGGGGCTGGTCCTGCAGTTCAACTGTCATGGTGCATTGCGCATCCTCGGCCACGGGGGCGTACAGATCGTCCACTTCGGCCAGCAGCGTGTACAGATCCACGGCGGTGAATTCCTGGCGGCGCATGCCGGATTCCAGCTCGGCAATCTGCAGCAGTTTCTCGAACACCGTGCCCAGGTCCTGCAGCTCCTGCTCGACGCGTTCGAGCTGGCGCCGCTGTTCCGGGCCGTCCAGGTAGCGGGCGCTGCGCAGCTGCAGCAGCACCCGGGTCAGCGGCGTGCGCAGATTGTGGGCGATGGTGTTGGAGACATGGCGCACGCCATCCATCAGCTGCTCGACCTGGTCCAGCATCCGGTTGATGTCGTGTGCCAGGCGCGTGAATTCATCGTCCCGCTCGGACAGGGGAATGCGGGCCCCCAGCTCGCCATTGGCCACCTGCTGCAGGGTGCGCCGTATGCTGGTGGCGCGCGCATCCACCAGGCGCCGGAAGCCCACGCTGCCGGACAGGGCCAGGATCACCACGATCACCACCGCAGACAGGCTGGCGCGCATGAAACGCTGTTCGATATCGCGCAGCGCTTCCATGTCGGAACCCACGACCAGCATGTTGCCGCTGGGCAGCAGCGCCACGGCCACGCGTCCGGTGATGGTGCGGCCGTGGCGCTGCAGCCGCAGCTCGCGCAGGCCTGCCGTCGTCAGGCTGCGCTCGGGCTGGATGCTGGCATTGCCCAGCAGCACGGCGCCGTGGGCATCGGTCAGGATCACGATCTCGGTCTGGCTGTCGACCCCGTCGTTGAGCAGGTTGCGGATCTCCAGCTCCAGCGAGGCCTCGCCGTAGTGGCGGGACAAGGTTTCCAGGCGCTTGAGATCCTGCTTGGCCTGCTGGTCCATGCGGTTGCTGAGCACCCCCACCATCTGCACGTAGAAGATGGCCAGCACGACCACCATGGTCAGCAGCAGCAGACCGCCGTAGTACAGCGCCAGGCGAAAGGCGATGGAGCTCCACGGGCGGCCGATGGAAGACGGCGCGGTCATGCGGTGGGTGCGGTGGTGGACAGGCAGTAGCCGACGCCGCGCACGGTGTGGATCAGAGGCGGGTTGA comes from the Comamonas terrigena NBRC 13299 genome and includes:
- a CDS encoding sensor histidine kinase, with protein sequence MTAPSSIGRPWSSIAFRLALYYGGLLLLTMVVVLAIFYVQMVGVLSNRMDQQAKQDLKRLETLSRHYGEASLELEIRNLLNDGVDSQTEIVILTDAHGAVLLGNASIQPERSLTTAGLRELRLQRHGRTITGRVAVALLPSGNMLVVGSDMEALRDIEQRFMRASLSAVVIVVILALSGSVGFRRLVDARATSIRRTLQQVANGELGARIPLSERDDEFTRLAHDINRMLDQVEQLMDGVRHVSNTIAHNLRTPLTRVLLQLRSARYLDGPEQRRQLERVEQELQDLGTVFEKLLQIAELESGMRRQEFTAVDLYTLLAEVDDLYAPVAEDAQCTMTVELQDQPRALGDGDLLASALANLVENALKYACQQPGGQITITAQQHDAMVELRIQDNGPGVPPERLHQLTQRFFRAHERQPGHGLGLSSVQAIVALHDGQLSFANLHPGFEVRLTLPAAPAA